The Chaetodon trifascialis isolate fChaTrf1 chromosome 17, fChaTrf1.hap1, whole genome shotgun sequence genome has a segment encoding these proteins:
- the heyl gene encoding hairy/enhancer-of-split related with YRPW motif-like protein: MKRPHDYSSPDSDTDEFIDVGQEDSFCPVTGSMSPGSASQILARKKRRGIIEKRRRDRINHSLSELRRLVPSAFEKQGSSKLEKAEILQMTVDHLKLLHAMGGKGYFDARALAVDYRTLGFRECVGEVVRYLSSLDGESPDPIGARLVSHLSHCASELDPLLLQSPPASALPFPPWPWASFPQISPTSQASSSPPFPSGRRDLALLGSYPSHASLRLAPLAGCQQGAPPLLAPTALATVHRVPSLAASPVLAPSRPTQPSPHSATRASPLPLLTPSSSSPSTSSSSTSSSSAPLQVSFRPFAPLPSPAAQRRSLSESAKSAQGWGTEIGAF, translated from the exons ATGAAGAGACCTCACGACTACAGCTCCCCAGACTCGGACACAGACGAGTTTATTGACGTCGGACAAGAAGACAGCTTTTG CCCAGTCACCGGGTCCATGTCTCCTGGCAGCGCCTCGCAGATTCTTGCCCGGAAGAAGAGACGAGGG ATCATAGAGAAGAGGCGCAGAGACCGGATCAACCACAGCCTGTCAGAGCTCAGGAGGCTGGTACCCAGTGCTTTCGAGAAACAG GGCTCATCTAAGCTGGAGAAAGCAGAGATCCTGCAGATGACTGTGGACCACCTCAAACTCCTGCATGCCATGGGAGGCAAAG gtTACTTTGATGCAAGAGCCCTGGCAGTCGACTACAGGACCCTGGGCTTTAGGGAGTGTGTTGGGGAGGTGGTGCGGTACCTCAGCTCCCTTGACGGGGAGTCCCCGGATCCTATAGGGGCCCGCCTGGTCTCCCACCTGTCCCACTGTGCAAGTGAGCTCGACCCTCTCCTCCTACAGTCACCCCCAGCCTCCGCCCTGCCCTTTCCTCCATGGCCATGGGCGTCCTTCCCTCAGATCTCCCCCACCTCACAggcttcctcctcacctcctttcCCCAGTGGGCGAAGGGATCTGGCCCTGCTGGGGAGCTACCCGTCGCACGCTTCCCTCCGCCTCGCCCCCCTGGCCGGGTGCCAGCAGGGCGCACCGCCGCTTCTCGCGCCCACAGCCCTGGCCACCGTCCACAGGGTGCCCTCCCTCGCAGCATCCCCGGTCCTCGCCCCCTCCAGACCCACTCAACCATCCCCTCACAGCGCCACCAGGGCTTcgcccctccctctcctcaccccttcctcttcctctccttctacctcctcctcttctactTCATCATCTTCTGCCCCACTGCAAGTCTCTTTCAGGCCCTTCGCACCACTGCCATCTCCCGCAGCCCAGCGTAGGAGCTTGAGCGAATCAGCCAAGTCAGCCCAGGGATGGGGGACTGAGATCGGAGCTTTCTGA
- the LOC139346150 gene encoding coagulation factor XI-like — protein MKTHVVFVGLLSFCGLCSSKECSSGFLENVVLLGTEKEFLYSPDTEHCQQLCTHHPACRFFTFRRPDSSDENRHFHCHMKTSSSGLPEDQTSLQGVTSGLSLKSCNTDFMPCLPQVYPGVDFSGADYQTLFTADYDECQRTCTNDPSCQFFTFLNGNFTPGEYRYKCHLKFSWTVPRTKIKKLAGLVSGFSQKIHTSQQSDKACQTKLFANTVIPGNNMENLHAASPEHCQALCSAHPKCTYFSYISRDFKCYLKNNPNEMVVKAEDGATSGLPTRSCQPDNSWIKTTHADIDFWGSDYHDVLADDADACQRTCTEDPNCQFYSYVTDGSSELVHIQRICYLKRVITAPAPPNVAKLANVVSGFSLKNCRLSAPPPTTPTLEEVVTPLT, from the exons ATGAAAACACATGTCGTTTTCGTGGGGCTGCTGTCCTTCTGTGGTCTCTGCAGCAGTAAAG AGTGTAGTTCAGGGTTTCTGGAGAACGTGGTTTTGCTGGGAACAGAGAAGGAGTTCCTCTACTCGCCCGATACTGAACATTGTCAGCAGCTTTGCACCCATCATCCTGCCTGCCGCTTCTTCACCTTTAGACGGCCTGACTCGAGTGATGAAAACCG ACACTTCCACTGCCACATGAAGACCAGTTCCTCTGGACTGCCAGAAGATCAAACTTCACTGCAGGGAGTCACCTCTGGCTTATCTCTCAAATCCTGCAACACAGACTTTA TGCCTTGCCTGCCTCAGGTGTACCCCGGTGTGGACTTCTCTGGAGCAGACTACCAGACCTTGTTCACAGCAGACTATGACGAGTGTCAGAGAACTTGTACAAATGACCCCAGCTGCCAGTTCTTTACCTTTCTCAATGGAAATTTCACACCAGGAGAATACAG GTATAAGTGCCACCTTAAATTCAGCTGGACAGTACCAAGGACCAAGATAAAGAAATTGGCTGGTTTAGTGTCTGGATTCTcccaaaaaatacacacaagtcAACAGTCTGacaaag CATGTCAGACCAAGTTATTTGCAAATACTGTCATCCCGGGAAACAACATGGAGAATCTGCATGCTGCCTCTCCTGAACACTGTCAGGCTCTGTGCTCTGCTCATCCAAAATGCACCTACTTCTCTTACATCAG TCGTGACTTTAAGTGTTACCTGAAGAACAATCCAAATGAAATGGTGGTGAAAGCTGAAGATGGAGCCACATCTGGGTTACCGACACGGTCCTGTCAGCCAGACAACA GCTGGATTAAGACGACTCATGCAGATATAGATTTCTGGGGTTCCGACTATCACGACGTGCTGGCAGATGATGCAGATGCATGCCAGAGGACCTGTACTGAGGATCCAAACTGCCAGTTCTACAGCTACGTCACTGACGGTTCCTCTGAGCTtgttcacataca GCGCATATGCTATCTCAAACGTGTCATCACCGCACCTGCTCCTCCTAATGTTGCCAAATTGGCCAATGTTGTGTCTGGATTCTCCCTGAAGAACTGTAGGTTGAGTGCTCCACCCCCAACTACACCAACCCTGGAAGAAGTAGTCACGCCCTtgacttaa